A stretch of Paenibacillus mucilaginosus 3016 DNA encodes these proteins:
- the ileS gene encoding isoleucine--tRNA ligase: MRKVDVKEKARTRELRILEQWKRDDTFGESIRNRQGRPNFVFYEGPPTANGKPHIGHVLGRVIKDFIGRYKTMSGYRVIRKAGWDTHGLPVELGVEKQLGISGKQAIEQYGVAEFVEKCKSSVFEYEKQWRELTEAIGYWTDMDHPYVTLTNPYIESVWHLLSEIHRKGLLYKGHRVSPYCPDCQTTLSSHEVAQGYEEVKDLSATVKFRSRVGEEIFLAWTTTPWTLPANAALALNKDLDYVKARQNGSVYVLASGLVEQVLQKDYEILSTHKGAEFVGTEYEPPFAYIRVNGGHRVVDAAYVSDSSGTGIVHIAPAHGEDDYRTCQQHGIEFVNVVDLAGRYTGQVTDFAGRFVKDCDVDIVRCLSEHGLLYAKERYEHSYPFCWRCKSPLLYYAMESWFIKTTAVKEQLIENNRQVDWHPSHIREGRFGKFLEELVDWNISRSRYWGTPLNIWLCGDCGTETAPGSLKELRDLSVTPLDENLELHKPYVDAVRLRCSCGGTMHRTPEVIDVWFDSGSMPFAQYHYPFGDRQLFEEQYPADIICEGIDQTRGWFYSLMAVSTLYNGKLPYKAVISTGHVLDENGLKMSKSKGNVVDPWEIIGEFGADAFRWALLSDSAPWNSKRFSKQIVSEAKSKVIDTLHNTHAFYSLYAAIDQYDPDAHPLPTSRNELDRWVLSRLNTTLQHVVNGLESYDLLNPARQIEAFVDELSNWYLRRSRNRFWGSGMTEDKVSAYQTLREVLLTLARMIAPYAPLLAEDIYGNLGGEGSVHLTDYPKVNEAAVDAALEKEMETARGIVELARNLRSEAGIKTRQPLSELIVSLDREFDLDRFEAIIKEEINVKRIRVEHSDSSFVDVRLKLNLKAAGRTYGKLVGAIQTVLKELPASEARMAVERGFLDAAVAGESVRLTLDELLVEKQGKEGFASASAHGINAALNTEVTEELEQEGLVREVIRGIQDYRKKLQLPIEKRVHLTLDVDAPLKQALERFDSLLRENVLLAELRFAAAADMEDASFGGHKLRLHIQ; the protein is encoded by the coding sequence ATGAGAAAAGTCGACGTCAAAGAAAAAGCAAGAACCCGGGAGCTGCGGATCCTGGAGCAGTGGAAGCGGGACGATACGTTCGGGGAGTCTATCCGGAACCGGCAGGGCAGGCCGAACTTCGTATTCTACGAAGGGCCTCCCACCGCGAACGGCAAACCGCATATCGGGCACGTGCTGGGGCGTGTGATCAAGGATTTTATCGGGCGGTACAAAACGATGTCAGGCTACCGCGTCATCCGCAAAGCCGGCTGGGATACCCACGGCCTTCCTGTCGAGCTGGGAGTGGAGAAGCAGCTGGGCATCTCGGGCAAGCAGGCCATCGAGCAGTACGGCGTCGCCGAGTTCGTCGAGAAGTGCAAGAGCAGCGTCTTCGAATATGAGAAGCAGTGGCGGGAGCTGACCGAAGCCATCGGCTATTGGACCGACATGGATCATCCCTATGTGACGCTGACCAACCCGTATATCGAGAGCGTGTGGCACCTTTTGTCCGAGATCCATCGCAAGGGGCTCCTCTACAAAGGCCACCGGGTCAGCCCCTACTGCCCGGACTGCCAGACGACGCTCAGCTCCCATGAAGTGGCCCAGGGTTACGAAGAGGTCAAGGATCTCAGCGCGACGGTGAAGTTCAGGAGCCGGGTGGGAGAGGAAATCTTCCTGGCCTGGACGACCACCCCCTGGACCCTTCCGGCCAATGCGGCTCTGGCGCTGAACAAGGATCTGGACTATGTCAAAGCCAGACAGAACGGCAGCGTATACGTGCTGGCAAGCGGACTTGTGGAACAGGTGCTCCAAAAGGATTACGAGATCCTCTCCACGCATAAGGGTGCGGAATTCGTGGGCACCGAGTATGAGCCTCCTTTTGCCTATATCCGGGTGAACGGAGGGCACCGGGTGGTCGATGCGGCCTACGTGAGCGATTCGAGCGGCACCGGGATCGTGCACATCGCACCGGCGCACGGGGAAGACGACTACCGCACGTGCCAGCAGCACGGCATCGAATTTGTCAATGTGGTGGACCTCGCCGGCCGGTATACCGGGCAGGTTACCGATTTTGCCGGGCGCTTCGTCAAGGACTGCGATGTGGATATCGTGCGATGCTTGTCCGAACACGGCCTGCTGTACGCCAAGGAACGGTACGAGCACAGCTATCCTTTCTGCTGGCGCTGCAAATCCCCTCTCCTCTACTACGCGATGGAGAGCTGGTTCATCAAGACGACGGCCGTCAAAGAGCAGCTGATCGAGAACAACCGGCAGGTCGATTGGCACCCGTCCCACATCCGTGAGGGGCGTTTCGGCAAGTTCCTGGAGGAGCTCGTGGACTGGAATATCAGCCGCAGCCGGTATTGGGGGACGCCGCTGAACATCTGGCTGTGCGGGGATTGCGGAACCGAAACGGCACCCGGCAGCCTCAAGGAACTGCGCGATCTGTCCGTCACGCCTCTCGATGAGAACCTGGAGCTGCACAAGCCTTATGTAGATGCGGTCCGGCTGCGCTGCTCCTGCGGGGGAACCATGCACCGGACGCCGGAGGTGATCGATGTCTGGTTCGACAGCGGCTCCATGCCGTTCGCCCAGTACCACTACCCCTTTGGCGACAGGCAGCTGTTCGAGGAGCAGTATCCGGCGGACATCATCTGCGAAGGCATTGACCAGACCAGGGGCTGGTTCTACAGCCTGATGGCGGTATCCACCCTGTACAACGGGAAGCTGCCGTACAAGGCGGTGATCTCCACCGGTCACGTACTGGACGAGAACGGCCTCAAGATGTCCAAGAGCAAAGGAAATGTGGTGGACCCGTGGGAGATCATCGGGGAATTCGGGGCGGATGCCTTCCGCTGGGCGCTGCTGTCCGACAGTGCGCCGTGGAACAGCAAGCGGTTCTCGAAGCAGATCGTCTCCGAGGCGAAGTCCAAGGTGATCGATACGCTCCACAATACCCATGCGTTCTACTCGCTGTATGCGGCGATCGATCAATATGACCCGGACGCCCATCCGCTGCCGACTTCCAGGAACGAACTGGACCGGTGGGTGCTGTCGAGGCTGAACACGACGCTGCAGCACGTGGTGAACGGGCTGGAATCCTATGACCTGCTCAACCCGGCCAGACAGATCGAGGCCTTCGTCGACGAGCTCAGCAACTGGTACCTCCGCCGCTCCCGGAACCGCTTCTGGGGCAGCGGCATGACGGAGGACAAAGTGTCCGCCTACCAGACGCTCCGCGAAGTGCTTCTGACCCTGGCGCGGATGATCGCGCCTTATGCCCCGCTCCTGGCGGAAGACATCTACGGGAACCTGGGCGGCGAAGGCAGCGTCCATCTGACGGACTACCCGAAGGTGAACGAAGCCGCAGTGGATGCCGCGCTTGAGAAGGAGATGGAAACCGCCCGCGGGATCGTCGAGCTCGCACGCAACCTCCGCAGCGAGGCGGGGATCAAGACCCGCCAGCCTTTGTCCGAGCTGATCGTCTCGCTGGACCGCGAATTCGATCTGGACCGGTTCGAAGCCATCATCAAGGAGGAGATCAACGTCAAACGCATCCGCGTCGAGCACAGCGACAGCTCGTTCGTTGACGTCCGCCTGAAGCTTAACCTGAAGGCGGCCGGCCGAACCTACGGGAAGCTCGTCGGCGCCATTCAGACGGTGCTGAAGGAGCTGCCTGCATCCGAAGCGAGGATGGCGGTCGAACGCGGCTTCCTGGACGCCGCGGTTGCCGGCGAATCCGTCCGTCTGACGCTGGATGAGCTGCTCGTGGAGAAGCAGGGCAAGGAAGGGTTCGCTTCCGCGTCGGCGCACGGCATCAATGCCGCGCTGAACACGGAAGTCACAGAGGAGCTGGAACAGGAAGGCCTGGTGCGCGAAGTGATCCGCGGCATTCAGGACTACCGCAAGAAGCTTCAGCTGCCCATCGAGAAGAGAGTCCACCTTACGCTCGATGTCGATGCCCCGCTGAAGCAGGCGCTGGAACGGTTTGATTCTCTTCTGCGGGAAAATGTGCTGCTTGCTGAGCTGAGGTTTGCCGCGGCAGCGGACATGGAGGATGCTTCCTTCGGAGGACACAAGCTCCGCCTGCACATTCAGTGA